In Sphingobacteriaceae bacterium, the following proteins share a genomic window:
- a CDS encoding peptidase M4 — MTFKKLIGVLHLWLGLISGLLVFIIAITGCLYAFQEEIQNLTQPYRFVAKQDKSFIPPSQIISLAEKELPEKKIHAVMYQGTKHAAKAIFYSDKEAYYYFVYVNPYTGETLKISDENAGIFRFILNGHYYLWLPPTVGQPIVASATLVFFVMVISGIILWWPKNKSATKQRFSLKRNARWRRRNYDLHNVLGFYVSWIALIFIITGLVWGFQWFNKTYYAVITGGKEFIDYQNPVSDYSQADTMKISSLDKIWLLMKKEHPDAESIEIHPAEDSLSCIAANANPNASTYWRTDYRYFDQYTLKELSVKHMWGRSKNVCFSDKLMKMNYDIHVGSILGIPGKILAFFASLIIASLPITGFMIWWGRKNKKK; from the coding sequence GTGACCTTCAAAAAACTTATAGGAGTATTACACCTTTGGCTCGGATTGATCTCCGGGCTTTTGGTTTTTATTATAGCGATAACAGGTTGCTTATATGCCTTTCAGGAAGAAATTCAAAATCTCACACAACCTTACCGTTTTGTTGCGAAACAAGATAAATCTTTTATCCCCCCTTCTCAGATTATAAGTTTGGCAGAAAAAGAACTTCCTGAAAAAAAAATTCATGCCGTTATGTATCAGGGAACAAAACATGCAGCGAAAGCCATTTTCTACAGCGATAAGGAAGCCTACTATTATTTTGTTTATGTAAATCCGTATACAGGAGAAACGCTTAAAATAAGTGATGAAAACGCAGGGATTTTCCGATTTATACTTAACGGACACTATTATCTTTGGCTACCACCAACTGTTGGTCAACCTATTGTTGCATCGGCAACACTTGTATTTTTTGTAATGGTTATAAGTGGAATTATTCTTTGGTGGCCTAAAAATAAATCTGCCACAAAACAACGCTTCTCACTTAAACGTAATGCGCGTTGGCGAAGACGAAACTACGATCTGCATAATGTTCTTGGATTTTACGTCTCATGGATTGCACTAATTTTTATTATAACCGGATTAGTATGGGGGTTTCAATGGTTTAATAAAACTTATTACGCAGTCATTACAGGCGGCAAAGAGTTTATAGATTATCAGAATCCTGTATCTGACTATTCTCAGGCAGATACGATGAAGATCTCTTCACTCGACAAAATTTGGTTGCTAATGAAAAAAGAACATCCCGATGCAGAATCCATCGAAATCCATCCAGCTGAAGATTCTCTATCTTGTATTGCTGCAAATGCAAATCCCAACGCCTCCACTTACTGGAGAACCGACTACCGGTATTTCGATCAATACACATTAAAAGAACTTTCTGTAAAACATATGTGGGGAAGATCTAAAAACGTTTGTTTTTCAGATAAACTTATGAAAATGAATTATGACATTCATGTCGGAAGTATCCTTGGTATACCTGGAAAAATCCTTGCTTTCTTCGCAAGTTTAATTATTGCCTCTTTGCCTATTACAGGTTTTATGATTTGGTGGGGACGGAAAAATAAAAAGAAATAA
- a CDS encoding TonB-dependent siderophore receptor, whose translation MKIKLRVALIITIFLTGITLFSQTGNIRGIIKTSDGASAEFVNVGIKGSSKGVTVNKKGEYEIKNIPEGAHIVVASFVGLETKEINVEVKANETTVVPEITLSENAQTLKEVVISGSTNKYNQNTPSSSLRLATPLLEVPQNIQIVTQDALKDQQVLSMSDGLIRNVSGAVRLEHWGDMYTNIVSRGSQVQAFRNGFNVVNSYWGPLTEDMSFVDHIEFVKGPAGFMLSSGDPAGLYNVVTKKPTGITKGEASFTLGSFDLYRTTLDLDGKLTQNGKLLYRLNLSAQNKKSHRANEYNNRYVIAPVISYQLDDKTKLTLEYTYQNAQMSDVGSFYVFSAKGFATLPRNFTTLPAGMPGTNINDHSAYINLEHKINNHWKITGQLSRFIYRQQGSSMWPSSIDSSGNMIRATSSWDAKSTMTMAQIFLNGDFTTGKIRHRVLTGLDMANKQYFADWGQYHELDSIGAEFNVYDPNYGTPVNGYPNFNYSTPLEQRAQAIGGLMDQRYSAVYLQDELGFFENKLRLTLAGRYTSLAVAEWGAAAAKADKFTPRLGLSVSVDKQTSIYALYDQSFIPQNGKMANGSKVNPITGDNMEAGMKRNWFQGKWNTSLSVYRIIKNNELTADPNSPPTSGLSIVVGQKTAQGLEFDLRGQIFRGLNLIANYAYTDSRVSKVADGVTVMKVGDVVPNFAKHTMNSWLNYSLQNGALKGTGISAGFTYLIGRETYWDVSENPEEKIPDYFKLDGGLFWAKDNFKITANVFNILDTYLYSGSYYAWLKAYNWQTEPGRNYRLTVTYKF comes from the coding sequence ATGAAAATCAAACTTAGGGTAGCTTTAATTATAACTATCTTTTTAACAGGAATAACCCTTTTCTCACAAACAGGAAACATTCGCGGAATTATTAAAACTTCTGATGGAGCCTCCGCCGAGTTTGTAAACGTTGGAATAAAAGGTAGCTCGAAAGGAGTTACGGTAAATAAAAAAGGAGAATACGAAATAAAGAATATCCCGGAAGGAGCACACATTGTTGTCGCATCCTTTGTTGGTCTTGAGACTAAAGAAATCAATGTGGAAGTTAAAGCTAACGAAACAACAGTTGTTCCTGAGATCACTCTTTCTGAAAATGCACAAACATTAAAAGAGGTTGTTATTTCCGGTAGCACCAATAAATATAATCAGAACACACCTTCTTCTTCTTTACGTTTAGCTACACCACTTTTGGAGGTACCACAAAACATTCAGATCGTAACCCAGGATGCCTTAAAAGATCAACAGGTTTTAAGTATGAGCGACGGTTTAATTCGCAATGTAAGCGGAGCCGTGCGATTAGAGCATTGGGGCGACATGTATACAAACATAGTTTCCAGAGGTTCACAAGTTCAGGCTTTTCGAAATGGCTTTAATGTTGTAAACTCTTATTGGGGACCACTTACAGAAGACATGAGCTTTGTAGATCACATTGAGTTTGTAAAAGGCCCTGCAGGCTTTATGCTTTCAAGTGGTGATCCCGCTGGCCTGTACAATGTAGTTACAAAAAAGCCTACCGGAATAACAAAAGGTGAGGCGTCTTTTACCCTCGGTAGCTTTGATCTTTATCGCACTACACTTGATCTTGATGGAAAATTAACTCAAAACGGAAAATTGCTTTACCGCTTAAATCTTTCTGCTCAAAATAAAAAATCACACCGCGCAAATGAATACAATAACCGTTATGTTATAGCGCCGGTAATTTCTTATCAGTTGGATGATAAAACAAAACTAACGCTTGAGTATACTTATCAAAATGCACAGATGAGTGATGTTGGATCTTTTTATGTTTTTTCAGCTAAGGGATTTGCAACACTACCAAGAAACTTCACAACTCTTCCTGCAGGTATGCCGGGCACAAATATCAATGATCACAGTGCTTATATTAACCTTGAACATAAAATAAATAATCATTGGAAAATTACCGGCCAGTTATCACGCTTCATATATAGGCAACAGGGCTCGTCTATGTGGCCGTCGTCAATTGATTCTTCGGGAAACATGATCAGAGCTACAAGTAGCTGGGACGCGAAAAGTACAATGACTATGGCTCAGATATTTTTGAACGGAGATTTTACAACAGGAAAAATCCGTCACAGGGTATTAACCGGATTAGACATGGCTAACAAGCAGTACTTTGCAGATTGGGGACAGTACCATGAACTCGATTCTATCGGAGCAGAATTTAATGTTTACGATCCAAACTATGGCACGCCTGTTAATGGATATCCAAACTTTAACTACTCTACTCCTCTTGAGCAAAGAGCTCAGGCTATCGGCGGATTGATGGATCAACGTTATTCAGCTGTTTATTTACAGGACGAACTTGGCTTTTTTGAAAACAAGCTGAGATTAACTCTGGCAGGTCGCTACACCTCATTAGCAGTGGCTGAATGGGGCGCTGCAGCAGCTAAGGCAGATAAATTTACGCCGCGTCTTGGTTTAAGTGTTTCGGTAGACAAGCAAACTTCTATTTATGCGCTATATGATCAATCGTTCATTCCACAAAATGGTAAAATGGCAAATGGCAGCAAAGTAAATCCAATTACAGGGGATAATATGGAAGCTGGTATGAAGAGGAACTGGTTCCAGGGAAAATGGAATACGAGTCTCTCCGTGTATCGCATCATTAAAAACAATGAATTAACCGCCGATCCCAACTCTCCGCCAACTTCGGGATTGAGTATTGTTGTTGGACAAAAAACAGCGCAGGGACTTGAGTTTGATCTAAGAGGTCAGATTTTCAGAGGACTCAATCTGATTGCAAATTATGCATATACAGATTCGCGTGTCTCAAAGGTAGCCGATGGTGTTACCGTTATGAAAGTTGGTGACGTAGTTCCCAACTTCGCGAAGCACACCATGAATAGCTGGTTAAATTATTCGCTACAAAACGGTGCCTTAAAAGGAACAGGCATCTCTGCAGGGTTCACTTACCTTATTGGAAGAGAAACTTATTGGGATGTTTCTGAAAATCCAGAAGAAAAAATTCCGGATTATTTTAAGTTAGACGGTGGACTTTTTTGGGCCAAAGATAATTTCAAAATCACTGCAAACGTCTTCAATATTCTTGATACGTACTTGTACAGTGGATCGTACTACGCGTGGTTAAAAGCTTACAACTGGCAAACAGAACCAGGACGCAATTACCGTTTAACCGTAACTTATAAATTCTAA
- a CDS encoding ABC-F family ATPase — MISASNVSLQYGKRVLFDEVNVNFTPGNCYGIIGANGAGKSTFMKILAGDIEPTKGRVNILPGMRMSVLKQNHFEFNEFTVLDTVLMGNKRLYQIMKEKDAIYAKEDFTDADGIKASELEGEFAEMNGWNADSEAAELLTNLGVMPATHQHFVKDLSGKEKVKTLLAQALFGNPDILMLDEPTNDLDVETIGWLENFLADFQNTVIVISHDRHFLDAVCTNICDIDYAKMSIYSGNYSFWYHMSQLQLKQRSDQNKKIEDKRAELQEFVRRFSANASKSSQATSRKKLLEKLTVDEIPASTRKYPGIIFRQEREVGDQILLVEHLSKTGKDGNILFKEANINVTKGDKIAFISKNQLAVSSLFEILAGEDTDFKGSFTFGTTIYKAFLPNDNHKFFQSDLNLIDWLRQFSKDKDETYIRGFLGKMLFSGEEVMKKCNVLSGGEKVRCMTSRMMLLNPNLLILDEPTNHLDLESIISYNDALKDYPGVIFFTSHDHQLMQTVANRIIELTPKGIIDKSCTYDEYLENPAIAEQRKKMYS, encoded by the coding sequence ATGATCTCAGCTAGCAATGTGAGTTTGCAATATGGCAAACGTGTTTTATTTGACGAAGTGAATGTAAATTTCACTCCAGGAAACTGTTATGGAATTATTGGTGCCAATGGTGCTGGTAAGTCTACTTTCATGAAAATTTTAGCGGGAGATATTGAACCTACAAAAGGTCGTGTAAATATCTTACCTGGCATGCGCATGAGCGTGCTAAAACAAAATCACTTTGAGTTTAATGAATTTACAGTTCTGGATACGGTATTGATGGGCAACAAACGCCTTTATCAAATCATGAAAGAGAAAGACGCTATTTATGCAAAGGAAGATTTTACGGATGCTGACGGAATAAAAGCGAGTGAGTTGGAAGGTGAGTTTGCTGAGATGAACGGCTGGAATGCGGACAGCGAGGCTGCGGAATTACTTACCAACCTGGGCGTTATGCCCGCAACGCATCAACATTTTGTAAAAGATTTATCAGGGAAGGAGAAAGTAAAAACATTATTAGCTCAGGCATTGTTCGGCAACCCGGATATTTTAATGTTGGATGAACCTACGAATGATCTAGATGTTGAAACGATTGGTTGGTTAGAAAATTTCTTAGCTGACTTTCAAAATACTGTAATTGTTATTAGTCACGATCGTCACTTTTTAGACGCTGTGTGTACAAATATTTGTGATATTGACTATGCTAAGATGAGTATCTACAGTGGTAATTACAGCTTCTGGTACCACATGAGTCAGTTGCAACTAAAACAACGCAGTGATCAGAATAAAAAAATTGAAGATAAACGCGCGGAACTGCAGGAGTTTGTTAGACGGTTTAGTGCTAATGCAAGTAAAAGTAGCCAGGCAACAAGTCGTAAAAAATTATTAGAAAAATTAACTGTAGATGAAATTCCTGCAAGTACACGTAAATACCCGGGAATCATTTTTAGGCAAGAACGCGAAGTTGGAGATCAGATTTTATTGGTAGAACATTTAAGTAAAACCGGTAAGGATGGAAATATACTCTTCAAAGAGGCAAATATTAATGTTACTAAAGGGGATAAAATTGCTTTCATTAGTAAAAATCAACTAGCGGTTTCTAGTTTATTCGAAATTTTAGCCGGTGAGGATACTGATTTTAAGGGCTCGTTTACATTTGGGACTACAATTTACAAAGCTTTTTTACCGAACGATAATCATAAATTTTTTCAGAGCGATCTAAATTTAATTGACTGGTTGCGCCAGTTTAGTAAAGATAAAGACGAAACTTATATCCGTGGATTTTTAGGAAAAATGTTGTTCAGTGGGGAAGAGGTAATGAAAAAATGTAATGTTTTAAGTGGCGGAGAAAAAGTGCGTTGCATGACGAGCCGCATGATGTTACTTAATCCAAATTTATTAATACTCGATGAACCTACCAATCACTTAGATCTTGAAAGTATTATTTCGTATAACGATGCGCTTAAAGATTATCCGGGTGTAATTTTCTTTACAAGCCATGACCATCAGTTAATGCAAACTGTAGCTAACAGAATTATCGAATTAACGCCCAAAGGTATAATTGACAAATCCTGTACTTATGATGAGTATCTAGAAAACCCAGCTATTGCAGAGCAACGCAAAAAGATGTATAGCTAA
- a CDS encoding peptidase S8: protein MKRILISAFLLSAFLFKAQNTKRPDNWFNLDATNDKVNGVSSERAYKELLKDKKSTTVIVGVIDSGVDYDHEDLKSVMWTNPGEIAGNGVDDDKNGYIDDVHGWNFIGGKDGKNVDQDNLEMTRLVRKLKPKYEGKLESDFKTKEEKNEFKLFQEVYKDYTTKKEEDEGRYNQYLALSNGLKEINSKIKDDQKVEKVTITELEKFQPADKTGQQIKAFALNNLLRSGQFSNLDEGVVALDEGVNYFKKDLDYALNLNFDPRNIVGDDYNNSSEKYYGNSDCNGPDSFHGTHVAGIIAAARNNGIGMDGVAADVRIMAIRCVPDGDERDKDVANAIRYAVDNGAKVINMSFGKKYSWDKKVVDDAVKYADSKGVLLIHAAGNDGVDIDVVMHYPSKKFESKGEAKNFMDIGALSWQPDNKMIAPFSNYGKKTVDLFSPGVDIYSTTPKNGYKDASGTSMASPVACGVAAVIKSYYPTLTPEQIKKILIKSSLKTYKGKKVIKPGTKDEEVKFEKLGKNAGTVNLYEAIKMADKYSKTKT from the coding sequence AAATCTACCACCGTAATCGTTGGTGTTATAGATAGCGGTGTTGATTATGATCATGAGGATCTTAAGTCTGTAATGTGGACCAATCCTGGTGAAATTGCCGGCAATGGTGTTGATGACGATAAAAACGGTTACATCGACGATGTGCATGGCTGGAATTTTATTGGCGGAAAGGATGGTAAAAATGTAGACCAGGATAATCTTGAAATGACTCGTTTGGTTCGCAAATTAAAACCGAAATACGAAGGCAAGCTTGAATCCGACTTTAAAACCAAAGAAGAAAAAAACGAGTTTAAGCTTTTTCAGGAAGTATACAAGGACTATACAACCAAGAAAGAAGAAGACGAAGGAAGATACAATCAGTACCTCGCTTTATCCAATGGTTTAAAGGAAATCAATTCAAAGATTAAGGACGATCAAAAAGTCGAAAAAGTTACCATCACTGAACTTGAGAAGTTTCAACCCGCTGATAAAACCGGCCAACAAATTAAAGCTTTCGCGCTAAATAATCTGTTAAGATCAGGACAGTTTTCGAATCTTGACGAAGGAGTTGTAGCTTTAGATGAAGGAGTAAATTATTTTAAGAAAGATTTAGATTACGCTTTAAATCTAAACTTCGACCCAAGAAATATTGTAGGAGATGATTACAATAATTCTTCTGAAAAATATTATGGAAACAGTGATTGTAACGGTCCTGATAGTTTTCACGGAACGCACGTAGCGGGTATTATCGCGGCAGCGCGTAACAACGGAATTGGCATGGATGGCGTTGCCGCTGATGTAAGAATTATGGCCATTCGTTGTGTGCCTGATGGTGACGAACGTGATAAAGATGTTGCAAATGCTATTCGTTATGCTGTTGACAATGGAGCCAAAGTAATTAATATGAGCTTTGGAAAGAAATACAGCTGGGATAAAAAAGTTGTGGATGATGCCGTGAAATATGCAGATAGCAAAGGTGTACTTTTAATTCATGCTGCTGGAAATGATGGAGTGGATATTGATGTGGTAATGCACTACCCTTCCAAAAAGTTTGAAAGCAAAGGTGAGGCTAAAAATTTTATGGATATTGGAGCCTTAAGCTGGCAACCAGATAATAAAATGATTGCGCCGTTTTCGAACTACGGTAAAAAAACAGTGGATTTATTTTCGCCTGGTGTTGACATTTATTCAACCACGCCAAAGAACGGTTATAAAGATGCCAGCGGAACCAGTATGGCTTCTCCTGTTGCTTGCGGTGTAGCTGCTGTTATTAAGTCCTACTACCCTACTCTAACACCGGAACAAATTAAAAAAATCCTTATAAAAAGTAGTTTAAAAACTTACAAAGGAAAAAAAGTAATTAAACCCGGAACGAAAGATGAAGAAGTGAAATTCGAGAAATTAGGAAAAAACGCGGGCACTGTAAATTTATATGAAGCTATTAAGATGGCCGACAAATACAGCAAGACAAAAACCTAA
- a CDS encoding 50S ribosomal protein L17 has protein sequence MRHGDKINNLGRKTAHRHALLMNLAIALIENKRIFTTLAKAKALRLYVEPLITKSKDDTTHSRRTAFSYLRSKEAVSILFKDIAVKVAERNGGYTRIIKTGNRQGDAAEMAMIELVDFNEIYTNGKKGTSTTAKAKTTRRSRGTAKKAAPAKGKSADTSSVEDAKTEE, from the coding sequence ATGAGACACGGAGATAAAATAAATAATTTAGGTAGAAAAACCGCTCACCGTCATGCTTTGCTAATGAACTTAGCTATTGCCTTGATCGAGAACAAACGTATTTTCACTACCCTTGCAAAAGCGAAAGCATTACGTTTATACGTTGAGCCACTTATTACAAAAAGTAAAGATGATACTACTCATAGCCGTCGTACTGCATTCTCTTATTTGAGAAGCAAAGAAGCTGTAAGTATTTTATTCAAAGATATAGCGGTTAAAGTTGCAGAACGTAATGGTGGTTACACTCGTATTATTAAAACGGGTAACCGTCAGGGTGATGCTGCTGAAATGGCAATGATTGAACTAGTAGACTTTAACGAAATCTACACTAACGGTAAAAAAGGCACAAGCACAACTGCTAAAGCTAAAACTACTCGTAGAAGTCGTGGTACAGCTAAAAAAGCTGCACCTGCTAAAGGTAAATCAGCTGATACATCTTCGGTTGAAGATGCTAAAACTGAAGAGTAA
- the xth gene encoding exodeoxyribonuclease III, with amino-acid sequence MKIATYNVNGVNGRLRVLLRWLDESKPDIVCLQELKSPNEKFPLQAITEAGYKVIYHGQKSWNGVAILCKKKYPIEELGRVLPGDPEDVQSRYLEAIVNGILICCLYLPNGNPAPGPKFEYKLAWFKRLNTRAKALLKKKIPVILIGDFNVIPTDLDCHKPESWVNDALFFPETKAAYKKLVGQGWTDALRTLFPNEKIFTFWDYFRNAFGRDAGIRIDHFLLSPEIASSLQKAGVDRHVRAWEKTSDHAPVWITLKNK; translated from the coding sequence ATGAAAATAGCAACCTACAATGTAAATGGCGTAAATGGAAGACTACGGGTACTTTTACGCTGGCTGGATGAATCAAAGCCTGATATTGTTTGTCTGCAGGAGCTCAAATCTCCGAATGAAAAATTTCCGCTGCAGGCCATTACAGAGGCTGGTTACAAGGTTATTTATCATGGGCAAAAAAGCTGGAACGGGGTTGCTATTCTCTGCAAAAAGAAATACCCTATCGAAGAATTAGGACGTGTGTTACCTGGTGATCCTGAAGATGTGCAGAGCCGTTATCTTGAAGCTATTGTTAACGGAATTTTAATATGTTGCTTGTATTTGCCAAATGGGAACCCTGCGCCAGGACCAAAGTTTGAGTACAAACTCGCCTGGTTCAAACGTCTTAATACTCGAGCCAAAGCGCTTCTTAAAAAGAAAATTCCTGTGATTTTGATCGGAGATTTTAATGTGATACCAACTGATCTCGATTGTCATAAACCAGAAAGCTGGGTGAACGATGCTCTGTTTTTTCCGGAAACAAAAGCTGCATACAAAAAATTAGTCGGTCAGGGATGGACAGATGCCCTGCGAACTTTATTTCCTAACGAAAAGATCTTCACCTTCTGGGATTATTTTAGAAACGCTTTTGGGAGGGATGCAGGCATTCGTATAGATCACTTTTTGCTTTCACCTGAAATCGCTTCTAGTTTGCAAAAAGCAGGCGTAGATCGCCATGTAAGAGCATGGGAAAAAACCAGTGATCATGCACCGGTTTGGATAACTTTGAAAAACAAATAG